In one Silene latifolia isolate original U9 population chromosome 10, ASM4854445v1, whole genome shotgun sequence genomic region, the following are encoded:
- the LOC141608370 gene encoding uncharacterized protein LOC141608370, with protein sequence MPTTTLAFNQIMLRGIQVGSIQGLEVGKDKVVLTHLQFADDTLVFCPAPSQVLTNIRRLLDNFQRAFGLTINFKKSALLVMGRNQQWGEKNAQKLGCQLLQLPVKYLGIPLGGNPNKISSWDSVIQSVKVKLASWKVGLLSKAGRVVLIKAVLNSLPLYFMSLFKIPKGVLNKIISLQRSFYWGKGNEKKGIPLISWEIIQRPKDLGGLGVGDLQIKNASLLFK encoded by the coding sequence ATGCCAACCACTACTTTGGCTTTCAACCAAATTATGCTCCGTGGTATCCAGGTAGGGTCCATTCAGGGTTTGGAGGTAGGAAAGGATAAAGTGGTATTAACTCATCTTCAATTCGCGGATGATACTCTTGTTTTCTGCCCAGCTCCGTCTCAGGTCTTGACAAACATTAGACGACTACTTGATAACTTTCAGAGGGCTTTTGGTTTGACGATTAATTTTAAGAAGTCTGCTCTTTTGGTTATGGGTAGGAATCAACAATGGGGTGAAAAGAATGCTCAAAAATTAGGGTGTCAGTTGTTGCAATTACCTGTGAAATACTTGGGTATACCGTTGGGGGGCAATCCGAACAAAATCTCGTCTTGGGATTCGGTAATTCAAAGTGTGAAGGTCAAACTAGCCTCTTGGAAGGTTGGCTTATTGTCGAAAGCTGGGAGGGTGGTGCTCATCAAAGCGGTTCTGAATTCGTTACCTCTTTATTTTATGTCTCTATTCAAAATTCCTAAAGGGGTTTTGAACAAGATCATTAGTCTTCAAAGGAGTTTTTACTGGGGAAAAGGGAATGAGAAGAAAGGAATTCCATTAATCAGCTGGGAAATCATTCAAAGACCAAAAGACTTGGGTGGCTTGGGCGTGGGTGATCTGCAGATCAAGAATGCCAGTTTGCTCTTTAAGTAG